The Parashewanella tropica genome window below encodes:
- a CDS encoding TolC family outer membrane protein translates to MKNKQRKMHTRMLVGVVAGLVPLFAQGQSLEQAVAHTLDTNPDIRIAYNRFKVREEQKDQSWSGFLPNVELTAGYGYESTNSPSTRRDASVDGDREGLYRGEAGITIRQMLFDGFYSSSDVKRTIHEMNAEQWSLFATAENTALDVTKVYIGYIHAKSVVELSEKNLETHKEIFDQIQQRTKSGLGSVADLSQITGRLARANANLIAAKNNLLDAKAQFIRVVKQQPENLVLPVADMDMIPKTLPESLNAATQNHPILKAALNDINAAEYERDATQSNYYPKFELELAGNLNNDLNGEDGITGRAVFKRDIGGHNKNYSAMIKMRYNLYAGGKDLAREKESAYKISEAKSLRERAHREVVEGVHLAWNALELLAPQKGYIRQHVEAAKQTQIAYVQQFSLGQRSLLDLLDTENELFESRKSYLQTELDELIAKYRVLNSTGRLLDSLRVTRPPEWINKND, encoded by the coding sequence ATGAAAAACAAGCAGCGAAAAATGCATACAAGGATGTTAGTTGGCGTCGTTGCGGGACTTGTTCCGCTTTTTGCCCAAGGCCAATCCTTAGAGCAAGCAGTGGCGCATACCTTAGATACTAATCCTGATATTCGAATTGCTTACAATCGTTTTAAAGTACGTGAAGAGCAAAAGGATCAAAGCTGGAGTGGTTTTTTACCTAACGTAGAATTAACGGCGGGTTATGGTTACGAAAGTACCAACTCACCTTCTACAAGACGTGATGCCTCTGTTGATGGAGATAGAGAAGGCTTATATCGGGGCGAAGCAGGAATTACCATTCGTCAGATGTTATTCGATGGTTTTTATTCCAGCAGTGATGTAAAGCGTACCATTCATGAAATGAACGCTGAGCAGTGGAGTTTATTCGCTACTGCTGAAAATACCGCACTTGATGTGACTAAGGTCTACATTGGTTACATTCACGCAAAAAGTGTAGTGGAGCTGTCTGAGAAAAATCTTGAGACTCATAAAGAGATCTTTGATCAGATCCAACAGCGTACTAAATCAGGCTTAGGTTCGGTGGCCGATTTATCTCAAATCACAGGTCGCTTAGCGCGTGCCAATGCCAACTTAATTGCCGCTAAAAACAATTTGCTTGACGCTAAAGCTCAGTTTATCCGTGTCGTCAAACAGCAGCCAGAAAATTTAGTGTTGCCAGTGGCTGATATGGATATGATCCCAAAAACGCTGCCTGAGAGTTTAAACGCTGCGACTCAAAATCACCCAATACTCAAAGCGGCTTTGAATGACATCAATGCCGCTGAATATGAGCGTGATGCGACGCAATCGAACTATTACCCAAAGTTTGAACTCGAACTGGCAGGTAACCTTAATAACGATCTGAATGGTGAAGATGGCATCACTGGTCGTGCTGTTTTTAAGCGCGATATCGGTGGCCATAATAAGAATTACTCGGCGATGATCAAAATGCGCTACAACCTTTATGCTGGCGGTAAAGATCTCGCCCGTGAGAAGGAAAGTGCTTACAAGATCAGTGAGGCAAAATCACTACGAGAAAGAGCGCATCGTGAAGTCGTTGAAGGCGTACATTTGGCGTGGAATGCACTGGAGTTACTTGCCCCTCAAAAAGGATATATTCGTCAACATGTTGAAGCGGCTAAGCAAACCCAAATTGCTTATGTTCAGCAATTCAGTTTAGGGCAGCGCAGTTTATTAGATTTGTTAGATACAGAAAATGAACTGTTTGAGTCTCGTAAGAGTTATCTACAAACTGAGTTAGATGAACTGATTGCGAAATACCGAGTACTTAACTCAACAGGGCGTTTATTGGATTCACTGCGTGTAACCCGTCCACCAGAGTGGATTAATAAAAACGATTAA
- a CDS encoding OmpA family protein, with protein MKLWMMLLSLVVVTGCSMRDTQPMTGNTAQLNNLNDPDGDGVVLARERCMGTVSDAEIDNYGCGTIKKFQERRELKIQFANDSSYLAPKYYSQIETLAAFLNKYPDTKVVIEGHCSKVGDYQHNLELSQSRAEAVVSVLTKQFSIEPSRLTAKGYSYDRPVDDSHDSYAHSRNRRVMAEVTGENSAADYKWDIYTVDKKEKY; from the coding sequence ATGAAACTATGGATGATGTTGCTCAGTTTAGTGGTAGTGACTGGGTGTTCGATGCGTGATACACAGCCGATGACAGGAAATACGGCTCAGCTGAATAACCTTAATGATCCCGATGGGGATGGCGTCGTGCTAGCCAGAGAACGTTGCATGGGAACCGTTTCTGATGCTGAAATTGATAACTATGGTTGCGGAACCATTAAGAAGTTTCAAGAGCGTCGAGAATTGAAGATCCAATTTGCCAATGACTCATCATATTTGGCACCTAAATATTACAGTCAGATTGAGACTCTCGCGGCGTTTTTGAATAAGTACCCAGATACAAAAGTCGTTATTGAAGGCCATTGCAGTAAAGTTGGAGATTATCAGCATAATCTTGAGCTTTCACAAAGTCGTGCAGAAGCTGTAGTGAGTGTGTTGACCAAACAATTCAGCATTGAGCCGTCAAGATTGACCGCAAAAGGCTATAGTTATGATCGCCCTGTGGATGATTCCCATGACTCATACGCCCATAGTCGTAATCGTCGCGTGATGGCCGAAGTGACAGGTGAAAACAGTGCTGCCGATTATAAATGGGACATTTATACCGTTGATAAAAAGGAAAAGTATTAA
- a CDS encoding transglutaminase-like cysteine peptidase, producing the protein MFSRTSLLSVHYRNKRWLLILILICGVGVIAKQPVLNRGKAVSTLEQRYGERAALRANAWFDIIEQDQGKSEQQQLKQVNRFFNYFQFVDDIKLWGESNYWATPMEFIGVNGGDCEDFSIAKYFTLLQLGIPEEKMRITMVKAQQLNQYHMVLAYYETPGSIPLILDNLDKQIKPANERTDLLPVYSFNGKQLWLNKEKGRGVLAGKSTRLKKWNDLNQRLGLSRLRLPKLNLE; encoded by the coding sequence ATGTTCTCTCGAACCAGTTTGCTTTCGGTTCATTATAGAAATAAACGATGGCTCCTTATACTCATATTAATTTGTGGGGTGGGAGTCATTGCGAAGCAACCCGTTCTAAATCGTGGCAAGGCGGTATCTACCCTTGAGCAACGCTACGGTGAGCGTGCAGCACTCCGTGCCAATGCTTGGTTCGACATCATTGAGCAAGACCAAGGGAAGAGCGAGCAGCAACAGCTAAAACAGGTGAATCGCTTTTTTAATTATTTCCAGTTTGTGGATGACATCAAACTCTGGGGCGAGTCGAATTACTGGGCGACACCTATGGAGTTTATCGGGGTTAATGGTGGTGATTGCGAAGACTTTTCTATCGCCAAGTATTTCACCTTACTACAGCTGGGTATACCCGAAGAAAAAATGCGTATTACCATGGTAAAGGCGCAACAATTAAATCAGTATCATATGGTATTGGCTTATTACGAAACACCAGGTTCCATTCCGTTGATTTTGGATAACTTAGATAAACAGATCAAACCCGCTAATGAGCGTACCGATCTTTTACCTGTGTACAGCTTCAACGGTAAGCAATTATGGCTAAATAAAGAGAAAGGTCGGGGCGTGTTAGCAGGTAAATCAACGCGTCTTAAAAAATGGAACGACCTCAACCAACGCTTAGGCTTAAGTCGTTTGCGCTTGCCTAAACTGAATTTGGAGTAG